The DNA segment ATGCCACGGCGATCCTGGCCAACAACGGGGTGGTGTTTCGTCCGCATCTGGTGAAGTTCATCACCGACACGAAGACCGGCGAACGCACCCTGATCGAGCCGAAGCCGACGCGCACCCTGGGCCTGAAACCGGAACACATCGAGGTGATCAAGAACGCCATGGTCGGAGTGAACAAGGAAGGCACCGGCGCGCGCGCCTTCGCCGGCGCCGAATATGTGTCGGCGGGCAAGACCGGCACGGCCCAGGTGTATTCGCTCAAGGGGACGGAATACAAGGCAGGGACAGTCAAGAAAGAGCTGCGCGACCATGCTTTGTTCATTGCCTTCGCGCCGGCCGACGAGCCGAAGATCGCGCTGGCCATCCTGGTCGAGAACGGCGGCTTCGGTGCGCAGGCCGCGGCCCCGATTGCACGCCAGGTGCTTGACTACTACCTGCTCGGCAAGCGGCCCAAGGCGCCCGCGCAGCCGGACGAAGCCGCAGTCGAGGAGGACGACGAATGAACCGCGGAATCGGCCTCGGCATGATTCGCGATCTGGCGCGGCGTCTGGTCGCGCCGATCGATCCGCCGCTGATGCTGATCGCCGGCCTGCTGCTGCTGCTGGCGATCGGCATCATGGGCAGCGCCTCGCCCGAAAGAATCAACGCCCAGCTGATGAATGTTGCCGTCGCCCTGGTGGTGATGCGGATTCTGGCGCAGATTCCGCCGCAGCGCCTGATGCACCTGGCGGTGCCGGTGTATCTGGCGGGCGTGTTGCTGCTGATCGCCGTCGCCCTGTTCGGGGATGTCTCCAAGGGTGCGCGACGCTGGCTCAATCTCGGCTTCATGCGCGTGCAGCCGTCGGAGCTGATGAAAATCGCCATGCCGCTCCTGCTTGCGTGGTTCTTCCAGCAGCGCGAAGCCATGCCGCGCCTGCGCGACTACGGCATCGCCGCCCTGCTGCTGCTGGTGCCGGTGGCCCTGATCGCGCGCCAGCCGGATTTGGGCACGGCGATTCTGGTCCTGGCGGCAGGCTTCTACGTGATCTTCTTTGCCGGCCTGTCGTGGAAGATCATGATCGGCATGGCCGTTGCCGCCGCCGCCGCCGCGCCCCTGGCGTGGAACCTGCTCCACGATTACCAGCGGAATCGCATCATCACCCTGTTCGATCCGGAGAAGGACCCGTTGGGCAAGGGCTTCCACATCATCCAGTCGACCATCGCCATCGGCTCCGGCGGCATCTTCGGCAAGGGCTGGCGGGAGGGCACCCAGGCGCAGCTGGAGTTCATCCCCGAGCGCCACACCGACTTCATCTTCGCGGTGTTTTCGGAGGAGTTCGGTCTTTTCGGCAACCTGCTGCTGCTCGCGCTGTATGCGCTGCTGATCGGTCGCGGCCTGATGATCGCGGCGAACGCGGCAACGCTGTTTTCGCGCCTGCTGGCGGGCGCGGTGACCATGATTTTCTTCACCTATGCCTTCGTCAATATGGGCATGGTCTCCGGCATCCTGCCCGTGGTCGGTGTGCCGCTGCCCCTGGTCAGTTATGGCGGAACTGCGCTGGTGACGCTGTTCATCGGCATCGGCATCCTCATGTCCATTCATCGCAATCGCATGCTGGTGCAGAAGTGATTCGTCTTGCGCTTTTGATTCTGCCTTTGCTTGTCGCCGCTTGCGGCACGCAGGCCCCGCGCCCGGTGGAAGGCCGTGACGAGCCGCCAGGCGCCGTGTCGCCAGCGCCGACTTTCAAGGGCGAAGGCAAGAAGCCTGCGCCAGCGATCAAGTACAGCGGCGGTTTCTACAAGGACGACGGTCCCGGCGACAAGCCGCCGGAAGACATCGACGCCATTCCCGACGCGGTGCCCAGGGCGGAACCGCTGCACCGCTTCGCCAACAATCCGTATTCGGTGCTGGGGCGCGACTATGTGCCGCAGCGCGATCTCAGGCCTTACAAGGCGCGCGGCATCGGCAGCTGGTACGGGCGCAAGTTCCACGGGCAGAAGACCTCCAGCGGCGAACCCTACGACATGTACGGCATGACCGCGGCCCATCCGACGCTGCCGATTCCTTCCTATGTGCGCGTCAGCAATCCGGCCAACGGCAAATCGGTGGTGGTGCGCGTCAATGATCGCGGCCCCTTCCACTCCGGACGAATAATCGATCTGTCATGGACGGCGGCATGGAAGCTCGGCTACATCGGTCAGGGCAGCACTATCGTCGAAGTGGAGAGCGTGCTGCCGGGCCAGACCCTGGTCGCGTCCCGGCAGGCGACTTCTTCCGGCGTGGCGCCGGCGCCGACTGCCGATGACGACCCGATTGCGAAGCTGGCCGCGGCCGAGCCCGAGCCGGCCCTGCCGCAGGTGCAGGATGCCAGCGGCCATTTCCTGCAACTGGGTGCCTTCGGCAATCGCGACAACGCCGAGGCGTTGCGCTCGCGACTGGCGCGCGAACTGGGCAGTCTGGCCGAGAAGCTGGTGATCCAGTCCGCCGGCAAGCTGTTCCGCGTCCAGCTCGGGCCGTGGCCGGATGCCGCCGCCGCACAGTTGGCCGGCGGCCGCCTGCGCGAAAGCTTCGGCATGGCGCCGGTGGTGGTGCAACGCTAGGGCCGGGAGCGAGCCGACTATAATTGCCTCGTTTTCCTACCCCGGTTCGACGATGCGATTTTTTGCCTTGATACTGGCAGTGTTGTCAGTTGCCGCCAGTCATGCCCAGCCGATTCCCGTACCGACCCTGAGCGCACGGGCCTGGGTCCTGATGGACTACGCCACCGGCCAGGTGCTGGCTGCACAGGAGCCCGACACGCGACTGGAACCCGCCTCGCTGACCAAGGTCATGACCACCTATCTGGTGGCCGATGCGCTGGCGCAGAAAACCCTGTCGCTGCAACAGCCGGTCACGGTTTCCGAGCGCGCCTGGCGCACCCAGGGCTCGCGCAGCTTCGTGCCGGTAAACAAGGGAGTGCTGGTGGACGACCTGTTCAAGGGCATGGTGATCCAGTCCGGCAACGACGCCTCGGTGGCGCTGGCGGAAGCCATCGGTGGCACGGAGGATGCCTTTGCGGCGATGATGAACCGCACGGCGCAGCGCATGGGCCTCAAGGACACGCACTTTCTCAATGCCAGCGGCTACTTCGAGGGGCCGGCGCCGAACCACTATTCCACGGCGCGCGACCTGGCCCGGCTGGCTGCCGCGCTGATGCGCGACCACCCGGAAACCCACGCCCTGCACGCGACCAAGGAATACACCTACAACGGCATCCGCCAGCACAATCGCAACCGCCTGCTGTGGGCCGATCCCACGGTGGACGGACTCAAAACCGGCCATTCCAGCGCCGCCGGCTTCTGCCTGATCGCCACCGCCAAACGCGGCCCGCGGCGGCTGATTTCGGTGGTGCTCGGCACCGCCTCGGAAGATGCCCGCGCCCGCGATTCACTGAACCTGCTCAACTGGGGCTTTACCGGATTCGACGCGGTGAAGCTCTACGACAAGGGCCAGGCGATTTCGCAGCTCAAGGTATTCAAGGGCGCGCAGAATATCGTCAAGGCGGGGTTTGCCGAAGACTTCGTGGTTTCGGTGCCGCGCGGCTCGGCCGACAAGCTTTCCGTGCAACTGGTCAGCCACCAACCTTTGATAGCACCGGTCGCGGCGGGCGCCGTGATCGGCACGCTCAAGCTGGCGGTGGCCGGGCAGGCCTGGGGCGAGTATCCCGTGGTGGCGCAGGAAGCGGTTCCCGTGGCCGGCTTCCTCGGCCGGTTGTGGGACGATATTCGGCTGTTCTTCCAATGAGCCGGCGCGTCTTCATTGATGGCGCATGGCTGCCGCCCGAAGCGGCGAATGTCTCCGTCATGGATCGCGGCTTTCTCTTCGGCGACGGCATCTACGAAGTGATTCCGGTCTATTCGCGGCGGCCCTTCCGCCTCGAACAGCACCTGACCCGGATGCAGCACAGCCTCGACGGCATCCGGCTGGCCAATCCGTTCCGGCTCGACGAGTGGATGGGTTTTGTCACGCAACTGGCCGGCGAGGCCGAGTGGGACGACCAGTCGATCTACCTCCAGGTCACGCGCGGGCCGATGGCGGTGCGCAACCACGCCTTTCCGAAGGACGCGCGGCCGACCAGCGTGATGTTCGCCGAGCCGATGAGCACGCCGCCCGCGAGCCAGCGCGAGCAGGGCATCGCCGCCGTATCCGCCGCCGACATCCGCTGGCTGCGCTGCGACCTGAAGACCACCTCGCTCCTGGCCAACTGCCTCTTGCGCCAGTTGGCGGTCGATGCCGGCTGCGTCGAAACCGTGCTGTTCCGAGACGGCTTTCTCACCGAAGGCTCCGCCTCGTCGATCTTCGTGGTGAAGGATGGGGTGCTGCTGGCGCCGATCAAGAACCACCTGATGCTGCCCGGCATCACCTACGACGTGGTGCTCGAACTCGCCGCGCAGCATGGCCTGCCGCATGAGGTGCGCGACATCACCGAGGCCGAGACGCGCGGCGCCGACGAACTGTGGATGTGCTCCTCGACCAAGGAAGTGCTGCCCATCGTCCGCCTCGACGGCGCGACAGTCGGCGCCGGCGGCACGCCGGGACCGGTGTTCGCGCGGATGTACGCCTGGTACCAGGAGTTCAAGGCAAAGGTGATGCGGGCTTCGGCATGAGCAAGGGAACCTTGATCGAATTTCCTTGCGACTTTCCGCTCAAGATAATGGGTGCGACGGACGCCGGATTCGCCCAGGCCATCGTCGAAGTGGTGCTGAAGCACGCACCGGAGTTCGATGCCGCATCCGTCGAGATGCGCCCCTCCAGGGCCGGTAATTATCTGTCGTTGACCTGCACGGTGCGCGCTGTTTCGCAGGCGCAACTCGACGCGCTCTATCTTGAACTTACCGCACACCCGATGGTGAAGGTAGTGCTGTGATCGTCAGAAGGCTGGGCCGCGTCGACTACGCGCCGACCTTCGCCGCGATGCAGGAGTTCACCGCTGCACGCGACGCCGACACTCCCGACGAACTCTGGCTCTGCGAACATCCGCCGGTATTCACGCAAGGCCTGTCGGGCAAGCCGGAGCATCTGCTCAAGGACATCGGCATCCCGGTGGTGCAGATCGATCGCGGCGGCCAGATCACCTATCACGGCCCCGGCCAGGTCGTCGCCTACCTGCTGCTCGACCTGCGCCGGCGCGAACTTACGGTGCGCGGCCTGGTCAATCGCATCGAGCAGGCGGTGATCGACCTGCTGGCCGGCTACGGCGTCACGGCGGCGCGCCTCGAAGGCGCCCCCGGCGTCTATGTCGGCCGCGCCAAGATCGCCGCGCTCGGCCTGCGCATCAAACACGGCTGCAGTTATCACGGCGTGTCGCTCAACGTCGACATGGACCTCTCGCCCTATGACGCGATCAACCCTTGCGGC comes from the Sulfuritalea hydrogenivorans sk43H genome and includes:
- the rodA gene encoding rod shape-determining protein RodA, which gives rise to MIRDLARRLVAPIDPPLMLIAGLLLLLAIGIMGSASPERINAQLMNVAVALVVMRILAQIPPQRLMHLAVPVYLAGVLLLIAVALFGDVSKGARRWLNLGFMRVQPSELMKIAMPLLLAWFFQQREAMPRLRDYGIAALLLLVPVALIARQPDLGTAILVLAAGFYVIFFAGLSWKIMIGMAVAAAAAAPLAWNLLHDYQRNRIITLFDPEKDPLGKGFHIIQSTIAIGSGGIFGKGWREGTQAQLEFIPERHTDFIFAVFSEEFGLFGNLLLLALYALLIGRGLMIAANAATLFSRLLAGAVTMIFFTYAFVNMGMVSGILPVVGVPLPLVSYGGTALVTLFIGIGILMSIHRNRMLVQK
- a CDS encoding septal ring lytic transglycosylase RlpA family protein, which encodes MIRLALLILPLLVAACGTQAPRPVEGRDEPPGAVSPAPTFKGEGKKPAPAIKYSGGFYKDDGPGDKPPEDIDAIPDAVPRAEPLHRFANNPYSVLGRDYVPQRDLRPYKARGIGSWYGRKFHGQKTSSGEPYDMYGMTAAHPTLPIPSYVRVSNPANGKSVVVRVNDRGPFHSGRIIDLSWTAAWKLGYIGQGSTIVEVESVLPGQTLVASRQATSSGVAPAPTADDDPIAKLAAAEPEPALPQVQDASGHFLQLGAFGNRDNAEALRSRLARELGSLAEKLVIQSAGKLFRVQLGPWPDAAAAQLAGGRLRESFGMAPVVVQR
- a CDS encoding D-alanyl-D-alanine carboxypeptidase family protein; translated protein: MRFFALILAVLSVAASHAQPIPVPTLSARAWVLMDYATGQVLAAQEPDTRLEPASLTKVMTTYLVADALAQKTLSLQQPVTVSERAWRTQGSRSFVPVNKGVLVDDLFKGMVIQSGNDASVALAEAIGGTEDAFAAMMNRTAQRMGLKDTHFLNASGYFEGPAPNHYSTARDLARLAAALMRDHPETHALHATKEYTYNGIRQHNRNRLLWADPTVDGLKTGHSSAAGFCLIATAKRGPRRLISVVLGTASEDARARDSLNLLNWGFTGFDAVKLYDKGQAISQLKVFKGAQNIVKAGFAEDFVVSVPRGSADKLSVQLVSHQPLIAPVAAGAVIGTLKLAVAGQAWGEYPVVAQEAVPVAGFLGRLWDDIRLFFQ
- a CDS encoding D-amino acid aminotransferase: MSRRVFIDGAWLPPEAANVSVMDRGFLFGDGIYEVIPVYSRRPFRLEQHLTRMQHSLDGIRLANPFRLDEWMGFVTQLAGEAEWDDQSIYLQVTRGPMAVRNHAFPKDARPTSVMFAEPMSTPPASQREQGIAAVSAADIRWLRCDLKTTSLLANCLLRQLAVDAGCVETVLFRDGFLTEGSASSIFVVKDGVLLAPIKNHLMLPGITYDVVLELAAQHGLPHEVRDITEAETRGADELWMCSSTKEVLPIVRLDGATVGAGGTPGPVFARMYAWYQEFKAKVMRASA
- a CDS encoding YbeD family protein, with the translated sequence MSKGTLIEFPCDFPLKIMGATDAGFAQAIVEVVLKHAPEFDAASVEMRPSRAGNYLSLTCTVRAVSQAQLDALYLELTAHPMVKVVL
- the lipB gene encoding lipoyl(octanoyl) transferase LipB; the encoded protein is MIVRRLGRVDYAPTFAAMQEFTAARDADTPDELWLCEHPPVFTQGLSGKPEHLLKDIGIPVVQIDRGGQITYHGPGQVVAYLLLDLRRRELTVRGLVNRIEQAVIDLLAGYGVTAARLEGAPGVYVGRAKIAALGLRIKHGCSYHGVSLNVDMDLSPYDAINPCGYEGMAVTQIRDLVVGEWDTAKVGEAFAAELEKHLQ